The following coding sequences lie in one Bacilli bacterium PM5-9 genomic window:
- a CDS encoding putative ABC transport system ATP-binding protein (product_source=KO:K02003; cath_funfam=3.40.50.300; cog=COG1136; ko=KO:K02003; pfam=PF00005; smart=SM00382; superfamily=52540): MKYINIIDLKKTYFMGDIEINALNGVNIEIDKGELVIIVGASGAGKTTLLNLIGGMDSSTSGSLYIDGKDITTFNNKQLTKYRRDDVGFVFQFYNLIPNITALENVEMACEVATNPFDAKKIMSDVGLSDRLNNFPSQLSGGQQQRVSIARALAKNPKLLLCDEPTGALDYESGKAILKLLQEMAKTYNMSVVIITHNQAIEAIGDHIIKMKNGTISEQYYNDNPLSIDEVEW; this comes from the coding sequence ATGAAATACATAAATATTATTGATTTGAAAAAGACTTACTTTATGGGAGATATTGAAATAAATGCTCTTAATGGTGTTAATATTGAAATAGATAAAGGTGAACTAGTAATCATTGTTGGTGCTTCTGGTGCAGGTAAAACTACTTTACTTAACTTAATTGGTGGAATGGATAGCAGTACAAGTGGCTCATTATATATTGATGGTAAAGATATTACAACCTTCAATAATAAGCAGCTAACAAAGTATCGTCGTGATGATGTTGGTTTTGTTTTTCAATTTTATAATCTAATCCCAAACATAACAGCATTAGAAAATGTTGAAATGGCTTGTGAGGTTGCAACAAATCCTTTTGATGCTAAAAAGATTATGAGTGATGTTGGTTTATCTGATCGTTTAAATAATTTTCCATCACAATTATCTGGTGGTCAACAACAACGTGTTTCGATTGCACGAGCGCTTGCTAAAAACCCTAAACTGCTTTTATGTGATGAACCTACTGGAGCTTTAGATTATGAATCAGGAAAAGCTATTTTAAAGCTCTTACAAGAGATGGCTAAAACATACAATATGAGTGTTGTAATTATCACTCACAACCAAGCTATTGAAGCAATTGGTGATCACATCATTAAAATGAAAAACGGAACAATTAGTGAACAATATTATAATGATAATCCTTTGAGTATTGATGAGGTTGAATGGTAA
- a CDS encoding putative ABC transport system permease protein (product_source=KO:K02004; cath_funfam=1.10.8.100; cog=COG0577; ko=KO:K02004; pfam=PF02687; superfamily=63817; transmembrane_helix_parts=Inside_1_20,TMhelix_21_43,Outside_44_268,TMhelix_269_288,Inside_289_317,TMhelix_318_340,Outside_341_363,TMhelix_364_386,Inside_387_437,TMhelix_438_460,Outside_461_659,TMhelix_660_682,Inside_683_709,TMhelix_710_732,Outside_733_746,TMhelix_747_769,Inside_770_786) gives MNKSTLKMLWRNIKKSKSQFFSLAAITAIGVAMYVGVCSVPSTMQHNAQAYFSNQNLSDIEIVKPMGFSNSDIKKIKKKIPNSKIEKNIMLDAFIKQDDQESTIRIITNDSISTPYIVQGKNISKNNECLVDELSSDLLNKTIKIKTNFKTKKCKVVGTVYSPSYFSLENKGYSSLKAEKIKVLVYTNKKFAKEFVKDIPFIKPYNSLSIILNDKPSNETYTDEYQDYVEKQEKSIKKLFDKNEINITSRHNNITVNNYYNDSSKIREIATIFPVIFFMVAALVGSSTMSRMIEDERLQIGTLSSIGYSRSTIITNYILYALLAVIFGIALGFLVGFTLIPTTVTSAYNIMYQLPEVNIYFDHQIALEASLISLITVVGSSFIVVFNQTKENCATLLRPKSPLAGKKVFLEKISFIWNKLSFINKVSLRNIFRFKKRLFMTILAIMGCSGLLMTGLGIRTSIFPIVDKQFKELQNYQITGYTNNLSDKVTKQKIKELKKTKNVSDVLALNSKDGTAFKNKIEYPITLLTPQVEKDINKYLKFDSDFDDNSITITKQMADVFDLEKGSIFKMEINDKEYKFKITNVTTNYIGNYLYINKDEYLNKFKSLKYNCFYIKNTGANSEVVKDLEDNSMFIALEDASVYQGVVKDSLNGINQLVYIIIAFAGVLIIVVMYTLTNINLIERRRELATLKVLGFYDREVSSYVLKENVILTILGLMIGLGFGKYLHLYIITMIDIHDIYFIREQPIENYIIAFVITLIFSLSVNILMQPKIKKIDMVDSLKSIE, from the coding sequence ATGAATAAGTCTACATTAAAAATGCTTTGGCGTAATATTAAAAAATCTAAATCACAGTTTTTTTCTTTAGCAGCTATAACTGCGATTGGGGTTGCAATGTATGTTGGTGTTTGCTCTGTTCCTTCCACTATGCAACATAATGCTCAAGCTTACTTTTCTAATCAAAATTTAAGTGATATTGAAATAGTTAAGCCTATGGGATTTTCAAATAGTGATATAAAAAAAATAAAAAAGAAAATTCCAAATAGTAAAATTGAAAAAAATATTATGCTTGATGCTTTCATTAAACAAGATGATCAAGAGTCAACAATTAGAATTATCACAAATGATAGTATATCAACTCCTTATATTGTTCAAGGTAAAAATATCTCAAAAAATAATGAGTGTTTAGTTGATGAGCTTAGTTCTGATTTATTAAATAAAACAATTAAAATTAAAACTAATTTTAAAACAAAAAAATGTAAAGTTGTTGGAACTGTCTATTCTCCATCTTACTTTAGTTTAGAAAATAAAGGATATAGTTCTTTAAAAGCTGAAAAAATTAAAGTTCTAGTTTATACAAATAAAAAATTTGCTAAAGAATTTGTTAAAGATATTCCATTTATCAAACCCTATAACTCTTTAAGCATTATTTTAAATGATAAGCCTTCAAATGAAACATATACTGATGAGTATCAAGATTATGTTGAAAAACAAGAAAAAAGTATTAAAAAATTATTTGATAAAAATGAAATTAATATAACAAGTAGACATAATAATATTACAGTTAATAACTATTACAATGATTCTTCTAAAATTAGAGAAATCGCAACAATATTTCCAGTAATATTCTTTATGGTAGCTGCTTTAGTCGGTTCATCAACAATGTCAAGAATGATAGAGGACGAAAGATTACAAATTGGAACATTAAGCTCAATTGGTTATTCTAGGTCAACTATTATAACAAATTACATCTTATATGCTTTGCTTGCTGTTATTTTTGGTATAGCACTTGGCTTTCTTGTTGGATTTACGCTTATTCCAACAACTGTAACTTCTGCATATAATATAATGTATCAACTTCCTGAAGTTAATATTTATTTCGATCATCAAATTGCTTTAGAAGCTTCACTTATTTCTTTAATTACTGTTGTTGGATCATCATTTATTGTGGTCTTTAATCAAACTAAAGAAAATTGCGCTACTCTACTTAGACCAAAATCACCATTAGCTGGAAAAAAAGTCTTTTTAGAAAAAATATCATTTATCTGGAATAAGTTATCATTTATTAATAAAGTTAGTTTAAGAAATATTTTCAGATTCAAAAAAAGATTATTCATGACTATCCTTGCTATAATGGGATGTAGTGGTTTATTAATGACAGGATTAGGTATTAGAACATCTATCTTTCCAATTGTCGATAAACAGTTTAAAGAACTTCAAAACTACCAAATTACTGGTTATACTAATAATTTAAGTGATAAAGTCACTAAACAAAAAATCAAAGAGCTGAAGAAAACAAAAAATGTTAGTGATGTTTTAGCTTTAAATAGTAAAGATGGTACTGCTTTTAAAAATAAAATTGAGTATCCTATTACATTATTAACACCTCAAGTTGAAAAGGATATTAATAAATATTTAAAGTTTGATAGTGATTTTGATGATAACTCTATCACAATAACTAAACAAATGGCTGATGTCTTTGATTTAGAAAAAGGCAGTATTTTTAAAATGGAAATTAATGATAAGGAATATAAGTTTAAAATAACTAATGTAACAACTAATTATATTGGAAACTATTTATATATTAATAAAGATGAATACCTAAATAAGTTTAAGTCACTAAAATATAATTGTTTCTATATTAAAAACACAGGTGCTAATAGTGAAGTTGTTAAAGACTTAGAAGATAATTCAATGTTTATTGCATTAGAAGATGCTAGTGTCTATCAAGGTGTCGTTAAAGATTCTTTAAATGGTATTAATCAATTAGTTTATATTATTATTGCTTTTGCAGGTGTATTGATAATCGTTGTTATGTATACACTAACAAACATTAACTTAATTGAGCGTCGACGCGAACTAGCAACTCTTAAAGTTTTAGGGTTTTATGATCGTGAGGTATCTAGTTATGTATTAAAGGAAAATGTTATACTAACGATTTTAGGTTTAATGATTGGTCTAGGATTTGGTAAATATTTACATCTTTACATAATTACTATGATTGATATTCACGATATTTACTTTATTAGAGAACAACCTATTGAAAACTATATTATTGCTTTTGTTATAACATTAATCTTTTCATTAAGTGTTAATATCTTAATGCAACCCAAAATCAAAAAAATTGATATGGTAGATTCATTAAAATCAATTGAATAA
- a CDS encoding broad-specificity NMP kinase (product_source=COG1936; cath_funfam=3.40.50.10860,3.40.50.300; cog=COG1936; pfam=PF07728; smart=SM00382; superfamily=52540) yields MQENKSKHLRKYFLFNYENGFRTMMDNDIIGLSGAEKDLSSVYNAPEPKFELFQRLNTLGATSNDVKDTFDKFLFLMEIGDAVCLSDSKSIWAVGIIESNYQFNKNKELPHARKVKWIFQEKFDVEDGNHRIKIREVEKESTYIKIEEVINEAMVNEDDNGLLINYPSRVTVERYNEFFKQVHFNPHEIELLNIVYCNQPSGISVFELRKQFEGINVDVSIEALSRKISRKFRLSKVEGRYSPNLFNGVLRDGHLCLVLKDELSKALVQSKIVSNTPLNNDGTYTVKMATTNSVYPKAWFEEALSLLKTKRNLMIIGSWGTGKSYFARRLAFLTNNSRDMENILHIKMHQSLTYQELLVDENKRILYRFIEKARKNSMDNYVIIFEDCHEVNLTSVIGEISYLLEDNNREREAALDVTFDDNKYYIPKNVYVITTSRDTPGLFTPDEISNVLTFEMKSLFNDKFINMFEDVEFGQWIAKTYTSINKILDKYKFSINHGLFLKNDRGVSKGEYEVVIRYKIGPILKRIVNDNDYQKIQKLLEK; encoded by the coding sequence ATGCAAGAAAATAAAAGTAAACATTTAAGAAAATATTTTTTATTTAATTATGAGAATGGTTTTAGAACAATGATGGATAATGATATTATTGGATTAAGTGGAGCAGAAAAAGATTTAAGTTCAGTTTATAATGCGCCAGAACCAAAATTTGAATTATTTCAACGCTTAAATACCTTAGGTGCAACAAGCAATGATGTAAAGGATACATTTGATAAATTCTTATTTTTAATGGAAATTGGCGATGCTGTTTGTTTAAGTGATTCTAAGTCTATTTGGGCAGTTGGTATTATTGAGTCTAATTATCAATTTAATAAAAATAAAGAATTACCACATGCTCGAAAAGTTAAATGGATTTTTCAAGAAAAATTTGATGTTGAAGATGGTAACCATCGAATTAAAATAAGAGAAGTTGAAAAAGAAAGTACATATATTAAAATTGAAGAAGTTATTAATGAAGCAATGGTTAATGAAGATGATAATGGATTGTTAATCAATTATCCATCTCGTGTTACTGTTGAACGCTATAATGAATTTTTTAAACAAGTTCATTTTAACCCACATGAAATTGAATTATTAAATATCGTATATTGTAATCAACCAAGTGGTATTTCAGTTTTTGAATTAAGAAAACAATTTGAAGGAATAAATGTTGATGTATCAATAGAAGCATTATCAAGAAAAATCTCAAGAAAATTTAGATTAAGTAAAGTTGAAGGACGATATTCTCCTAACTTATTTAATGGAGTATTGCGTGATGGGCATCTTTGTTTAGTCTTAAAAGATGAATTATCAAAGGCATTAGTTCAATCAAAAATTGTTAGTAATACGCCTTTAAATAATGATGGAACATATACTGTTAAAATGGCTACAACAAATAGTGTTTATCCAAAAGCATGGTTTGAAGAAGCATTAAGTCTTTTAAAAACAAAACGTAATTTAATGATTATTGGTTCATGGGGTACTGGAAAATCATATTTTGCAAGAAGGTTAGCATTTTTAACTAACAATAGTCGTGATATGGAAAATATACTTCATATTAAAATGCACCAATCATTAACATATCAGGAATTACTTGTTGATGAAAACAAGAGAATTTTATATCGTTTTATTGAGAAAGCTCGTAAAAATTCAATGGATAATTATGTAATTATTTTTGAAGATTGTCATGAAGTTAATTTAACAAGTGTAATTGGTGAAATTAGTTATCTTTTAGAAGATAATAATCGTGAAAGAGAAGCAGCATTAGATGTTACATTTGATGATAATAAATATTACATTCCAAAAAATGTTTATGTAATTACAACTTCACGAGATACTCCTGGTTTATTCACTCCAGATGAAATAAGCAATGTCTTAACTTTTGAAATGAAATCATTATTTAATGATAAGTTTATAAATATGTTTGAGGATGTTGAGTTTGGACAATGGATTGCTAAAACATATACAAGTATTAATAAAATATTAGATAAATATAAATTTAGTATTAATCATGGTTTATTTTTAAAAAATGATCGTGGTGTATCTAAAGGAGAATATGAAGTAGTAATTAGATATAAAATTGGTCCAATTTTAAAAAGAATAGTTAATGATAATGACTATCAAAAAATTCAGAAATTATTAGAAAAATAA
- a CDS encoding uncharacterized protein (product_source=KO:K06959; cath_funfam=1.10.10.650,1.10.150.310,1.10.3500.10,2.40.50.140; cog=COG2183; ko=KO:K06959; pfam=PF00575,PF09371,PF12836,PF16921,PF17674; smart=SM00316,SM00732; superfamily=158832,47781,50249,53098): MNTIIISEVAKDLKIKDKQVETVLNLLNENNTIPFIARYRKEVTGGLDENIIFEISKHYEYQENLQKRKDDVIRLIEEKGLLNDELKTSILNATKIIEVDNIYQPYKDKKKTKASIAISYGLEGLANKLMNEPNLDVNKEAKNYLNDNVANVEEAIDYAKDIIAQVTCENVKVREFVLENIEKYANVVAKVKKKHDDEEQVFKMYYDFNEKFTKIANHRILGLNRAITKKVVTMNFELKNDYNVENIYRYFFSKKNFINKDILYSAIEDGYKRLLFPSIVRQLFSLRVEQASSDAIDVFALNLEKLLLTPPLKNKIILGFDPAFRTGCKLAVIDRDGKVLAISICYPHEYQGKVNEAKKVILDLINKYNIEVIAIGNGTASRESEMFIADLISENKLDVAYAIVSEAGASVYSASKIAQEEFKDLQVEQRSAISIGRRLLDPLGELIKIDPKSIGVGQYQHDVNQKELAKKLDFTVEKIVNEVGVDINTTSQYLLAHISGLSKSISDSIVKYRIDNGGIKNRQELLKIAKLGPKAFEQAAGFLRISDSKEVLDRTIIHPESYKITYNLLKKLGIKIEDIDTEDFKNKLKEVNVKEYSLELNIDEYTLKDIISALLNPNLDVRDELAQPTLKKDVLKLEDLTIGMELEGVVRNVVDFGVFVDIGLKNDALLHISKISKDFISHPSEKLAINDIVKVNVLDIDLQRKSVSLTMIK, encoded by the coding sequence ATGAATACAATAATTATAAGTGAAGTCGCAAAAGATTTAAAAATTAAAGATAAACAAGTAGAAACAGTTTTAAATTTATTAAATGAGAATAACACAATTCCTTTTATAGCTCGTTATCGTAAAGAAGTAACTGGTGGATTAGATGAAAATATTATCTTTGAAATAAGTAAACACTATGAGTATCAAGAGAATTTACAAAAACGAAAAGATGATGTTATTAGACTTATTGAAGAAAAAGGTCTTTTAAATGATGAATTAAAAACATCAATTTTAAATGCTACTAAAATTATTGAAGTTGATAATATTTATCAACCATATAAAGATAAAAAGAAAACAAAAGCAAGTATTGCAATTAGTTATGGATTAGAAGGTCTTGCAAATAAACTAATGAATGAGCCAAATTTAGATGTTAATAAGGAAGCAAAAAATTATTTGAATGATAATGTTGCTAATGTTGAAGAAGCTATTGATTATGCAAAAGATATTATTGCTCAAGTAACATGTGAAAATGTTAAAGTTAGAGAATTTGTTTTAGAAAATATTGAGAAATATGCTAATGTTGTTGCGAAAGTAAAGAAAAAGCATGATGATGAAGAACAAGTCTTTAAAATGTATTATGATTTTAATGAGAAGTTTACTAAAATTGCTAATCATCGAATTTTAGGTTTAAATAGAGCAATCACAAAAAAAGTTGTTACAATGAATTTTGAGTTAAAAAATGATTATAATGTTGAAAATATTTATCGTTATTTCTTTAGTAAGAAAAATTTTATTAATAAGGATATTTTATATTCTGCTATTGAAGATGGATATAAAAGATTGTTATTTCCAAGTATTGTACGTCAATTATTTTCATTAAGAGTTGAGCAAGCTTCAAGTGATGCAATTGATGTCTTTGCCTTAAACTTAGAAAAACTTTTACTAACTCCACCTTTAAAAAATAAAATTATTTTAGGTTTTGATCCTGCTTTTAGGACAGGATGTAAGTTAGCTGTAATTGATCGTGATGGAAAAGTTCTAGCGATTAGTATTTGTTATCCACATGAGTATCAAGGCAAGGTTAATGAAGCAAAAAAAGTTATTTTAGATTTAATAAACAAGTATAATATTGAAGTAATCGCTATTGGTAATGGAACAGCGAGTAGAGAAAGCGAAATGTTTATTGCTGATTTAATTAGCGAAAATAAATTAGATGTTGCTTATGCAATCGTTAGTGAAGCAGGAGCAAGTGTTTATAGTGCTTCAAAGATTGCCCAAGAAGAATTTAAAGATTTACAAGTAGAACAAAGATCAGCAATCTCAATAGGACGTCGTTTACTAGATCCATTAGGAGAACTAATTAAAATTGATCCAAAGTCTATTGGTGTTGGACAATATCAACATGATGTAAATCAAAAAGAATTAGCCAAAAAATTAGATTTTACAGTTGAAAAAATTGTTAATGAAGTTGGAGTGGATATTAATACTACTAGCCAATATTTGTTAGCACATATTTCTGGATTGAGTAAATCAATAAGTGATTCAATTGTAAAATATCGTATTGACAATGGTGGAATAAAAAATCGCCAAGAATTATTGAAAATTGCTAAATTAGGTCCTAAAGCGTTTGAACAAGCTGCTGGATTTTTAAGAATAAGTGATAGTAAAGAAGTCTTAGACCGTACAATTATTCATCCTGAAAGTTATAAAATTACTTATAATTTATTAAAAAAATTAGGAATAAAAATTGAAGATATTGATACAGAAGATTTTAAAAATAAACTAAAAGAAGTTAATGTAAAAGAATATAGCTTAGAATTAAACATTGATGAATATACTTTAAAAGATATTATAAGCGCCTTATTAAATCCAAATTTAGATGTTAGAGATGAATTAGCACAACCTACATTAAAAAAAGATGTCTTGAAATTAGAAGATTTAACAATTGGAATGGAGTTAGAAGGAGTAGTTAGAAACGTTGTTGATTTTGGAGTTTTTGTTGATATTGGCTTAAAGAATGATGCATTATTACATATTTCAAAAATAAGTAAAGATTTTATTAGTCATCCAAGTGAAAAACTAGCAATCAACGATATTGTAAAGGTTAATGTATTAGACATTGATTTACAACGAAAAAGTGTATCATTAACTATGATTAAATAG
- a CDS encoding regulator of sigma E protease (product_source=KO:K11749; cath_funfam=2.30.42.10; cog=COG0750; ko=KO:K11749; pfam=PF02163; smart=SM00228; superfamily=50156; transmembrane_helix_parts=Inside_1_6,TMhelix_7_29,Outside_30_95,TMhelix_96_118,Inside_119_274,TMhelix_275_297,Outside_298_325,TMhelix_326_343,Inside_344_352), whose amino-acid sequence MEIIKFLIILLVLITVHEFGHFIVAKIFNVYVSEFALGFGPKIFSYKGKETEFTIRLLPLGGYAAMVGEDGEISEDLAHVPHERTLKGVNRFKQFLIMFAGSFMNLLLAFIIFCGIAFSQDTVSTDPIIGDITTNSPAMKAGLQSGDYVKEIRQGDEVTKINSYTDLTLFSSYNTEGNEYEMVVERENKEEVIKIKPTYDDTSKRYIAGFGPTIVKASHNPIDVVKNGWKLSVDTAQNIFTSLKMLFTGKAGVDDLSGPVGMVDITRQISQNSGLIGLINFTALLSINLAIFNLLPIPALDGGRIFILAIEAITRRRMSEKLEARIIGISFMLLMALIVFVTFNDIMKIFTR is encoded by the coding sequence ATGGAAATAATTAAATTTTTAATAATTCTTTTAGTATTGATAACTGTTCATGAGTTTGGGCATTTTATAGTTGCTAAAATTTTTAATGTATATGTAAGTGAGTTTGCTTTAGGATTTGGTCCTAAAATTTTCTCGTATAAAGGTAAAGAAACAGAATTTACTATTAGATTACTACCACTTGGTGGATATGCCGCAATGGTAGGAGAAGATGGTGAAATATCTGAAGATTTAGCACATGTTCCTCATGAAAGAACTTTAAAAGGTGTCAATCGCTTTAAGCAATTTTTAATTATGTTTGCTGGTAGTTTTATGAACTTACTTTTAGCTTTTATAATTTTTTGTGGTATTGCTTTTTCACAAGATACAGTATCGACTGATCCAATTATTGGTGATATTACTACCAATTCACCAGCAATGAAAGCAGGATTACAAAGTGGTGATTATGTTAAAGAAATAAGACAAGGTGATGAAGTAACAAAAATTAATTCATATACTGATTTAACTTTATTTAGTAGTTATAATACTGAAGGTAATGAATATGAAATGGTTGTAGAACGTGAAAATAAAGAAGAAGTAATTAAAATAAAACCAACATATGATGATACTAGTAAAAGATATATTGCTGGCTTTGGGCCAACAATAGTTAAAGCTAGTCATAATCCAATTGATGTTGTTAAGAATGGCTGGAAACTTAGTGTTGATACAGCTCAAAATATTTTTACTAGTTTAAAAATGTTGTTTACTGGTAAAGCTGGAGTTGATGATTTATCTGGACCGGTTGGAATGGTAGATATTACACGACAAATTTCCCAAAATTCTGGATTGATTGGTTTAATAAACTTTACAGCTTTATTAAGCATTAACTTAGCAATTTTCAATTTATTACCAATACCTGCTTTAGATGGTGGTAGAATTTTCATTTTAGCAATCGAAGCAATTACAAGACGTAGAATGAGTGAAAAATTAGAGGCTAGAATAATTGGAATTAGCTTCATGTTGTTAATGGCATTAATTGTTTTTGTAACATTTAATGATATTATGAAGATATTTACAAGATAG
- a CDS encoding 1-deoxy-D-xylulose-5-phosphate reductoisomerase (product_source=KO:K00099; cath_funfam=1.10.1740.10,3.40.50.720; cog=COG0743; ko=KO:K00099; pfam=PF02670,PF08436,PF13288; superfamily=51735,55347,69055; tigrfam=TIGR00243): MKKIVILGASGSIGRQALDVIRENTEYEVSKISIGYNVKLLIEILDEFSTIKEVALLDSTFVSELQVAYPEINFYVGQKGILQLLDNIDYDIVLNAIVGFAGLLPSIKVIKSNKTLALANKETMVVGGKHISDLLAQNPQAKIIPVDSEHCAIFQCLQNNDKKSVKRLIISASGGSFRDKTLDELQNVSVADALNHPNWDMGASITIDSATMLNKGLEVIEAHWLFDIDYDDIEVVIHRESIVHSMVEYNDSSTIAQLSKPNMKQPIAYAFAYPNRANFSTGSLDLTKAFSLSFEPIDLKRFKGLKLSYQAGRLGHSYPCVLNAAKEVATKAFLEEKISFLSIVDYVEQALQVHKLIENPSIEDLIKIDNATRVYITNEINKESSNGNN, encoded by the coding sequence ATGAAAAAAATAGTAATTTTAGGGGCAAGTGGCTCGATTGGAAGACAAGCTCTGGATGTAATAAGAGAGAATACAGAATATGAAGTAAGTAAAATAAGCATTGGTTATAATGTTAAATTACTTATTGAAATTTTAGATGAGTTTTCTACTATTAAGGAAGTCGCTTTACTTGATTCAACTTTTGTATCAGAATTACAAGTAGCTTATCCAGAAATAAATTTTTATGTTGGACAAAAAGGAATTTTACAATTATTAGATAATATAGATTATGATATAGTATTGAATGCTATTGTGGGATTTGCTGGTTTATTACCGTCAATTAAAGTAATTAAAAGTAATAAAACTTTAGCATTAGCTAATAAAGAAACAATGGTTGTTGGTGGCAAACATATTAGTGATTTATTAGCACAAAACCCTCAAGCTAAAATAATACCCGTGGATAGTGAACATTGTGCAATTTTCCAATGTTTACAAAATAATGATAAAAAAAGTGTTAAAAGATTAATAATTAGTGCAAGCGGTGGAAGTTTTAGAGATAAAACGCTTGATGAATTACAAAATGTTAGTGTTGCAGATGCTTTAAACCATCCAAATTGGGATATGGGAGCATCAATTACAATTGATAGTGCAACAATGCTTAATAAAGGACTTGAAGTTATTGAGGCTCATTGGTTATTTGATATTGATTATGATGATATTGAAGTTGTTATTCATCGTGAAAGCATTGTTCATTCAATGGTTGAATATAATGATAGTTCTACTATTGCACAATTATCAAAACCAAATATGAAACAACCAATTGCCTATGCTTTTGCTTATCCAAATCGTGCTAATTTTAGTACAGGTTCTTTAGATTTAACTAAAGCTTTTTCACTATCTTTTGAACCAATTGATTTAAAAAGATTTAAAGGACTTAAATTATCATATCAAGCTGGTCGTTTAGGACATAGCTATCCATGTGTTTTAAACGCTGCAAAAGAAGTAGCTACAAAAGCCTTTTTAGAAGAAAAAATTTCTTTTTTATCAATTGTTGACTATGTTGAACAAGCATTACAAGTTCATAAATTAATTGAAAATCCAAGTATTGAAGATTTAATAAAAATTGACAATGCTACAAGAGTATATATAACAAATGAAATAAATAAGGAGAGTTCAAATGGAAATAATTAA